The Homo sapiens chromosome 11 genomic patch of type FIX, GRCh38.p14 PATCHES HG152_PATCH genome contains a region encoding:
- the KRTAP5-1 gene encoding keratin-associated protein 5-1 has translation MGCCGCSGGCGSSCGGCGSGCGGCGSGCGGCGSGCGGSGSSCCVPVCCCKPVCCRVPTCSCSSCGKGGCGSSGGSKGGCGSCGGCKGGCGSCGGSKGGCGSCGGSKGGCGSCGGSKGGCGSGCGGCGSSCCVPVCCCKPMCCCVPACSCSSCGKGGCGSCGCSKGACGSCGGSKGGCGSCGGCKGGCGSCGGSKGGCGSGCGGCGSGCGVPVCCCSCSSCGSCAGSKGGCGSSCSQCSCCKPCCCSSGCGSSCCQSSCCKPCCSQSSCCVPVCCQCKI, from the coding sequence ATGGGCTGTTGCGGCTGCTCCGGAGGCTGTGGCTCCAGCTGTGGGGGCTGTGGCTCCGGCTGTGGGGGCTGTGGCTCCGGCTGTGGGGGCTGTGGCTCTGGCTGTGGAGGTTCTGGCTCCAGCTGCTGTGTGCCCGTCTGCTGCTGCAAGCCCGTGTGCTGCCGTGTGCCAACCTGttcctgctccagctgtggcaaAGGGGGCTGTGGCTCTTCTGGGGGCTCCAAGGGGGGCTGTGGCTCCTGTGGAGGCTGCAAGGGGGGCTGTGGCTCTTGTGGGGGATCCAAGGGGGGTTGTGGCTCCTGTGGGGGCTCCAAGGGGGGCTGTGGCTCTTGTGGGGGATCCAAGGGTGGCTGTGGTTCCGGCTGTGGGGGATGTGGCTCCAGCTGCTGTGTGCCTGTCTGCTGCTGCAAGCCCATGTGCTGCTGTGTGCCAGCTTGttcctgctccagctgtggcaaAGGGGGCTGTGGCTCCTGTGGGTGCTCCAAGGGGGCCTGTGGTTCTTGTGGGGGCTCCAAGGGGGGCTGTGGCTCCTGTGGAGGCTGCAAGGGGGGCTGCGGTTCTTGTGGGGGATCCAAGGGGGGTTGTGGCTCCGGCTGTGGGGGCTGTGGCTCCGGCTGCGGTGTGCCCGTGTGTTGCTGTTCCTGTTCCAGTTGTGGCTCTTGCGCGGGGTCTAAGGGAGGCTGCGGGTCATCCTGCTCCCAGTGCAGTTGCTGTAAGCCCTGCTGCTGTTCCTCAGGCTGTGGGTCATCCTGTTGCCAATCCAGCTGCTGCAAGCCCTGCTGCTCCCAGTCCAGTTGCTGTGTCCCCGTGTGCTGCCAGTGCAAGATCTGA